The nucleotide sequence ATTGCTGATCTTGTGCGCGCCAGTGTGGTTGAGGTCTTCACGCTTGAGGAAGATCTGCGCACCACCCAGTTGCTCCGACCAGCGCTTGGCATGGTAGATGGGGCTGGGGCGGCCCACATAGTGTTTCAGCTCGTGGCGAAACTCTTCCCAGAAAGTCGGATCGGCCTTGACGCGCTCGTATTCGTTCTTGAGTTCGTCCAGTGCCGCCATCAAGGTTTCGGCAACATAGACGCCACCATACGGTCCAAAGTGGCCGTTTGCATCCGGAAGATCATACCGCTCCATGCCTTGCTCCTGATATGAACGCCGCCATCCTGGCGGCATCTTTGATTCCTTTGGCTGCTTCCACTCCGCTGGAAACATCCACCGCCGCCGGCCGCACTGCGGCCACGGCTTGCTTGATATTCTGGTCGTCCAGCCCACCGGACAAAATCAACGGCAGGGGCAGGTTTGCCGGCAGCAAAGTCCAGTCAAACGTGGTACCGGTGCCACCATGTGCGCCTTCAACAAAGGCGTCGGTGAGCAGGCCGCGCGCGTCCGGGTATTGGGCGGCGGCTACTGTCAGGTCCAGTCCGGGCTTGACCCGCACCGCCTTGAGATAGGGCCGCTGGAAAGAGCGGCAGAATTCAGCCGGTTCTTCACCGTGAAATTGCAGGATGTCGATGCCGCAATGTGCCAGCACCTCTTCCACCCACTCGCGCTCCGGGTTGACGAACAACGCCACCACGCTGACAAAAGGCGGCAAGGCGGCAATCACCGCCTGTGCCTGCGCCAGGCTGACATTGCGCGGGCTTTTCGGATAAAACACCAGGCCGATGGCATCCGCGCCCAGCCGGGCGGCTTCTGCGCCATCCTCGGGCCGGGTAATGCCGCAAATCTTGATTCTGATGGTCACATCATCTCCACAGGGCCAGTCGGGCCGGCTCGGTCTGCGATGGCAATTGGTATTGTGCCGGATAACCGACCCCGGTCAGGTACAGCCCGTCCGGCATGAAGGTAGGCGGCGCACGGGTGCGGTCCTGTGCGGCCAGCAGCGCCTCCAGGTCGGCCGTTGTCAGACTGCCCTTGCCCACATACAGCAATGCACCAACGATATTGCGCACCATGTGGTGCAGGAAGGCATCGGCCAGCAGATCGAAACGGATCAGCCCGCCCTCCTCGCTGATCGCCAGTTGCTGCAGGTTCTTGACCGGGCTTTTCGCCTGGCATTCCGCCGCGCGGAAGCTGGAAAAATCATGCGAACCCAGCAACACGGCAGCAACCTCGCGCATGGCCTCGACATCCAGCGGCTGGTGATACCAGCCCACCTTGCCGGCCAACAGGCAGGGGCGTACCGGATGCGTCAGCAGGAAATAGCTGTAGGAGCGCGAAAAAGCGGAAAAGCGGGCGTGAAAGCCCTCGTCCACCTCGCGTGCCCACACCACGGCCACCTCGGGCGGCAGATGGGCATTGACCCCGCGCACCCAGGCATTGAGCGGGCGCGTAATCTGGCTGTCGAAATGCACCACCTGCATGGCGGCGTGCACGCCGGCATCGGTACGGCCTGCGGCCAGGGTTGTAATGTCTTGTCCGGCGATCTGGCTCAGGGCCCGGTTCAATCTGTCCTGGACGGTATTGCCATGCGGCTGAGTCTGCCAGCCGGAAAAGGCCCGGCCGTCATACTCGATGCCGAGCGCTATTCTCATGCCCACACCTTGCTTGCAACATCTTCCGCTGTCGGCAGCCTAGGCAGCCGACAGCAGACGCTAAAACGACAACTCTACCCTATCCGGCGGGGTTTACGCCATGCCGTCTTGCATGATCCGCCTGCCGGCCACCGGCGGCTGCCACGCAAAAATCACCCGCAGCACAGCACAATGCAAAACGGGGGAGCATCTGCTCCCCCGCTTGCTACGGCCAGTCCTGCGTCACGAAACGGTTTGGCCGGCTTCCTTCATCAGGGCTTCTGCCGTTTCCTTGTCGCCCATTTCCAGGTAAAGCTTGGCCAGCTCCATCTTGTCGTTGGCCTCGGATTGCGACTTGGCTTGCGTCGTTGCCGCAGCTGGCGCTAGAGGTGGATCTACCTTGACCGAGGCAGGCAGATCAGACAGGAAATCCATGCTCAACATCGGTTCCGGTGCCTGCTTTACCGCATTCTCCAGCTCCTGCTCACCCAGCGAAGCAAAGGCATCCAGCCCACTCAAGGCCGGATTGGGCTCGGTAGCCGGCGGCAGCGGAGCGGGCCCGGCTGCCGGCTTGTCCAGAAAGTCCATGGCCAGCGGTGCTTCCGGCTCGGGTTCAACCGCCCCCAGCTCAACGGCCAGATCCAGCGGTGGCACACGCTCAGCCGGAGCCTCAGCCAAGGCCTCAGCCGCAACATCCACCGGCGCTGCCGCCGAATTGACGCGCACGGCTTCCAGATTCAGCGGCGATGCTGCCGCAACCGGCTTGGCATCAAACAGCGGATGCTCCGGAGCCAGCGTGCGGCCCAGTTCACACACCCGCATCCACAAGGTGCTGTCCTTGCCGAAAATCCCCCGCGCCGTGGTCGCTTCGGCAATGAAGCCGTCCCTGTCCGGCTGCATGGCCAGGACTTCCAGCAGTTTGTAGCGCAGATCCTGGCGCATCGGTTCGCGCACCAGACCTTCGCGCAGGATTTCCAGCGCCTGGTCGATGCGACCATAGGCAAGGTAGACCTCTGCCTCGGCGATCAGGTCAACCGAGGCCAGATCGATACCTTCACCACGCTTGATGCCACTCATCAAGGTGGTCAACGGCCCCATGGTCAGCATGGATGCGTTATCAGCAGACGACTTGCTGGCAGGCTTGCTGCCGGACTCGGCTGCCTTACGCTGCCGCAGGCGCTGCGCCACCAGCAAGGCTCCCAGGCCGACGGCAGCGGCACCGCCGCCATACATCAGCGCCCCACTGTTGCGCAGGCTGTCCAGCACGTCATCCACCAGGAATGACGGTGGCGGGGCCTCGACAGCGGGCTTGACCGGCGCGGCCGCCTTGACTGGCGGATGAGCGGGTTCCGCCGGCTTGACGGGCTGCGCTGCCGGAGCAGACGCAAGCACTGCAGCAGGCTGGCTGGCCACAGCAGCAACGGCAGCAGCCGGCTGACTGGCTACGGCAGCCACCGCCGCTTGACTCGCCACAACGCGGGTTTCACCGGCAGCCGTACTGGCCGTTGCGGCTTTGGCAATTTGCAGATTACGGATTTTCTGTTCCAGCTCCAGCGTCTTCTGCTGGGCATGTAACAGGGCCTGATCCTGCTTTTGCAGGATGGTTTTCAGGCGATCCTCCTGAGCAGTGTCAGCCCCACCCACCGCCACCGCCTTGACTGCGGTCACCTGGGGAGCCGAGGCTGCCACCTTGGCTGCAGGATGGGCCGCTTCAGGAAGCGGCTTGTTCATGGGTTTGAGGGTGACAGCATCGGACTTGGCCGGGGCTTTGGCTGCCGGCACCGGCGCTTCTTGCGCCACAGCGGGCGGCTCGGCTGCAGCCGGAGAATTACCTGCCGTGGCCAGACGCCAGTCGGCCGGGTACTTCAGGGCTGCACCTGCGCGCAGGCGATTGACGTCACCAGAGATGAATGCATCCGGATTACTGCGATACAAGCGCTTGGCGATATCAGCCGGGTTACCGCCGCCCTTTACCCTGGAGGCGATCAGCGACAAGGTGTCGCCATGCAGAACCCGGTATACCTTCAGCGGCTGCACCTTCTCCGCAGCACGCGCACTCTTGCCGGCGCTGACCGGATTGATGGAACGCTCTTCAACGGTGTAACCATTGGGGTCCAGCAGCAGATTGTAATGTTTCTGCGCATGGACATTGCCCGCCCCGACTTCCAGGCGGAAAGCCAGCACCGGGTCATTCATAGGCTGACTGCTGCGCAACAGCAGCATGGATTTGCCAGCCGGCGACTTGCTGATCTGGTGCGAGATGGAGGCAATCAGTTGCAATTGCTCGCCGCTGGGTGCGCCTTGCAGGCTATCGGCAGCCAGTGCCACCCGAACATTGTCAGTCTGCTTGACGGCAGTACCAAACAGCTCCAGCTCGGCCACCAGCGGCTCGCCCAGCTTGGACTTAACCTTGAGTTCGCCCAGACCGAGGCTGCTCAGGCGGGGCATCAGGTCTGGCGAGACGGCGGTTTTCTTGACGGTATCATCATGAGCCGGCTGCTTGTCCTTGCGCGGCGGGCCATCCCGCTGGTAATCAACTTCGAATTCACGCACCAGACGCCCGGCTGGCCAGTTCATTTCCACGGCAAAGCGCAATAGTGCTTCATCGAAATGGCTGGGGCCTTTGACCAGAATCTTCTGAATACCGCCATCCGCTTTGCGAATGGCAGAAAACTTCAGCACCGGTGCCGACTGGCTATAAGTCGACACCAGCGGATATTTGTTGCGATCAGCCAGGCTGACCAGCACATTCCCTTGCGGATCTTCGTCCACCACGGGAATTTCCGCTTCAAAAGGCTGACCTTCCGAAGACAGGACATGAATCGACCCCAGGCCGGCCAAGGCCGATCCTGCAGAGCCCATGCCGGCCAACAAAATGGCGAGCAAGGTCATGCTATGTTTTGAAGCCATGATCCGGACTTCCCCGATTCCTGCTTAGGCAGGTTTTATTGCTAATGAACTACCCGGCTAAAACGTGTGCCATTCAATAGTAAAACCGACAATATTGCAAAACAGCGCGGCTGGCATCACAAAACTGGACCTGATCGACAAGCTCGGCGCATCAGCTGCTGATTTTGGTAAGTAAAGCCTGGGCTTCTTGTTTCAAACTTCCTTGTGCTTCTCCGACCAGATCCTGCAACACTTCACGGGCACCGTCGCGGTCGCCCATGTCCAGATAAACTTTGGCCAGATCAAGCTTGGTAGACAAAGGATCATCCAGCAGGGTCATGCCCTCGGCCACGACCGGTGCAGGTTCGGGTGCAGGTGCGACCACCGGAGCAGCACTGACCGCTGCTGTTTCAGCAGGTGCCGCTGGCGCTGCTGCCGGCGTGGCAGCCACCATGTCTTCATACAGCGATTCAAAACCATCCGTGCTAGCGGCAGAAGCCGGCAGCTCGAGGGTGCCGGTTTCCGGCTGGCCCTGGTTGTCGGCGGCCATTTCAGCAGCCAGGCCATCCAGGTTGAAATCAAAATCCAGCAAATTGGTATCGGCCGCGGCTGGCTCGGCCAGGCTTGGTGCAGCGACAGGCTCGACCAGCGGAGCGGCTGCCAGTTCGGCATCCAGATCGAAATCCAGCATATTGGCATCCGCCACGGCTGGCGCGGACACGGGGGCATCTTCTTCAAACAAGGCTGCGCGCAACGGGTCTGCTGCCGGCTCCGGCTCGACTACTGCCGCTGGCGGTGGCGTCTCAGCCTGCAGATCGCCAAACAGTTCGCGATCCAGATCGATAATACCGTCGTCAACAGCGGCGGCACTTTCCACTGGGGCCGCGTCTTCCGGCAACTGATACAGCGCATTGGCCGGATCAATACCCAGCCCCATGGCAGCCACCCTGGCCCAGGCCTGGCCCTTGCCATCGGTAGTGGCATGGAACTCGCGCGCCAGTTTTTCGAAATTGCCGGCGTCCGGGCGTGCGGCATACAGCTCAAGCAGTTTTTGACGCACTTCCTGGCGTGAGGGATCCTTGGCCAGCGCATCCTTGAGGATTTCCTCAGCCTGCGCATCACGCCCATAGGCCATATACACCTCAGCCTCGGCAACCGGATCGACTTCTGCTGCATCGATATCACCGGACGCCTGGGTGAAATTGGTCATGAAGGAGTGACCGCCACTGACTGTTTGCGGTCCACTGCCGACTGCGCCGCGCCCCAGCACGGCATTATTGGTCTGGGTGGACAGCTGCAGCGAGGAAGCACCAGCTTTGCGGCGGCGGGCAATCAGCGCGCCCAGCAGCCCCAGCAGACCAACACCGGCCACACCACCACCAACCAGCGGCAGGTTGTCGATGAGGCGATCCAGCATGGAAGGTTCGGGCGGAGGGGGCGGCGGCGCAAGCGGCTTGTGCACCACGGCCGGTTTCGGCGCAGGGGCAGCCTCGGCAACCGGCATGCTGGCCGGCTGCAGCGTTTCCGTGGCTGGCATCGAAGCGGCTACTGACGCTGCGGCCTCGGCCTGCGGCTGAGAAGCTTGCGGCTTGCCGCTTTGCATGGCCTTGAGCTGCTGCTCCAAGGCCGAGATGCGGGCTTCGGCGTCCTTCAGCGATTGTTCACGCGCAGAAACCTGCTGTTCCAGTACGGAAAGCTTGGGATTCGACTGACCGGCCAGTGCGTCCGGCGGCAATATCTTGAGAACGTCTCCGCCCTGACCATGCGCTTGCGGCTTGGCATCGGCCACTGCTGTAGTCGGCGCAGCAGCACCGTCAGGGCGCAGGATGGCATTGACCCGCGCCGCAGACAGCGACTTGATCTTGGCAACAGGTGGCAGCTTCAGGGTAATACCTGCTTTCAGCGCACTGGGATTGCCATCACTGAAGGCATGCGGATTGGCCAGCACCAGCGCTGCCATGGTCTGCTCCAGCGTGGCACCCGGCGGAACGGCCTTGGCAGCCATGCCGCGCAGGGTCGAGCCGGAGCGCGTC is from Aquitalea aquatilis and encodes:
- a CDS encoding phosphoribosylanthranilate isomerase yields the protein MTIRIKICGITRPEDGAEAARLGADAIGLVFYPKSPRNVSLAQAQAVIAALPPFVSVVALFVNPEREWVEEVLAHCGIDILQFHGEEPAEFCRSFQRPYLKAVRVKPGLDLTVAAAQYPDARGLLTDAFVEGAHGGTGTTFDWTLLPANLPLPLILSGGLDDQNIKQAVAAVRPAAVDVSSGVEAAKGIKDAARMAAFISGARHGAV
- the truA gene encoding tRNA pseudouridine(38-40) synthase TruA; translation: MRIALGIEYDGRAFSGWQTQPHGNTVQDRLNRALSQIAGQDITTLAAGRTDAGVHAAMQVVHFDSQITRPLNAWVRGVNAHLPPEVAVVWAREVDEGFHARFSAFSRSYSYFLLTHPVRPCLLAGKVGWYHQPLDVEAMREVAAVLLGSHDFSSFRAAECQAKSPVKNLQQLAISEEGGLIRFDLLADAFLHHMVRNIVGALLYVGKGSLTTADLEALLAAQDRTRAPPTFMPDGLYLTGVGYPAQYQLPSQTEPARLALWR
- a CDS encoding type IV pilus assembly protein FimV, with the protein product MASKHSMTLLAILLAGMGSAGSALAGLGSIHVLSSEGQPFEAEIPVVDEDPQGNVLVSLADRNKYPLVSTYSQSAPVLKFSAIRKADGGIQKILVKGPSHFDEALLRFAVEMNWPAGRLVREFEVDYQRDGPPRKDKQPAHDDTVKKTAVSPDLMPRLSSLGLGELKVKSKLGEPLVAELELFGTAVKQTDNVRVALAADSLQGAPSGEQLQLIASISHQISKSPAGKSMLLLRSSQPMNDPVLAFRLEVGAGNVHAQKHYNLLLDPNGYTVEERSINPVSAGKSARAAEKVQPLKVYRVLHGDTLSLIASRVKGGGNPADIAKRLYRSNPDAFISGDVNRLRAGAALKYPADWRLATAGNSPAAAEPPAVAQEAPVPAAKAPAKSDAVTLKPMNKPLPEAAHPAAKVAASAPQVTAVKAVAVGGADTAQEDRLKTILQKQDQALLHAQQKTLELEQKIRNLQIAKAATASTAAGETRVVASQAAVAAVASQPAAAVAAVASQPAAVLASAPAAQPVKPAEPAHPPVKAAAPVKPAVEAPPPSFLVDDVLDSLRNSGALMYGGGAAAVGLGALLVAQRLRQRKAAESGSKPASKSSADNASMLTMGPLTTLMSGIKRGEGIDLASVDLIAEAEVYLAYGRIDQALEILREGLVREPMRQDLRYKLLEVLAMQPDRDGFIAEATTARGIFGKDSTLWMRVCELGRTLAPEHPLFDAKPVAAASPLNLEAVRVNSAAAPVDVAAEALAEAPAERVPPLDLAVELGAVEPEPEAPLAMDFLDKPAAGPAPLPPATEPNPALSGLDAFASLGEQELENAVKQAPEPMLSMDFLSDLPASVKVDPPLAPAAATTQAKSQSEANDKMELAKLYLEMGDKETAEALMKEAGQTVS
- a CDS encoding FimV/HubP family polar landmark protein encodes the protein MNNQAKFKLSVLAVAVVCSANVWAGLGRINVRSFLGETFHADIELTGVRSNELEGARIGLASPDTFRDLNVDYASTMSALRFQLAPSAHGAIIRVSSAVPINDPYLRFVVEAKTSAGRSVREYTVLLDPSSYNAPQSKSIVQDAPRYADENLSSRYQGKPGKASRNTSHGVLQTRSGSTLRGMAAKAVPPGATLEQTMAALVLANPHAFSDGNPSALKAGITLKLPPVAKIKSLSAARVNAILRPDGAAAPTTAVADAKPQAHGQGGDVLKILPPDALAGQSNPKLSVLEQQVSAREQSLKDAEARISALEQQLKAMQSGKPQASQPQAEAAASVAASMPATETLQPASMPVAEAAPAPKPAVVHKPLAPPPPPPEPSMLDRLIDNLPLVGGGVAGVGLLGLLGALIARRRKAGASSLQLSTQTNNAVLGRGAVGSGPQTVSGGHSFMTNFTQASGDIDAAEVDPVAEAEVYMAYGRDAQAEEILKDALAKDPSRQEVRQKLLELYAARPDAGNFEKLAREFHATTDGKGQAWARVAAMGLGIDPANALYQLPEDAAPVESAAAVDDGIIDLDRELFGDLQAETPPPAAVVEPEPAADPLRAALFEEDAPVSAPAVADANMLDFDLDAELAAAPLVEPVAAPSLAEPAAADTNLLDFDFNLDGLAAEMAADNQGQPETGTLELPASAASTDGFESLYEDMVAATPAAAPAAPAETAAVSAAPVVAPAPEPAPVVAEGMTLLDDPLSTKLDLAKVYLDMGDRDGAREVLQDLVGEAQGSLKQEAQALLTKISS